ACCGGTGAAAGTCTTAGCAATCTGTTTGAGGGTTTTTAAGATGAGAAAGAGTCTCAAAGCTGTTCTCGCAAATAGACTTGAACCCTCCGAGCTCAAGCTTCTCTACAGATCCTACGACATCGTCGGCGACATCGCTATCATCAGAGTTCCTGAAACTCAGGAACAGTATAGTGACGATATTGCCGAAGCTATTATGCAAATTCATAAACGTATCAAAACAGTGTTATGCCAAGTTAGTCCAGTTACCAGCGATTATCGGCTACGTGAGCTTGAGTGGGTTACTGGTGAAAGAAAAACCGAGACTATTCACAAAGAGCATGCCTGCATCTTTAAAATTGACTTGAAAAGATGCTATTTTTCGCCCAGACTCGTGTATGAGAGAATGCGAATTGCCCAACAGGTTCAACTAGACGAGACGGTTGTCAACATGTTCGCCGGCGTGGGATGTTACTCGATTCTAATTGCTAAACATTCTAGGGCTGAAAGAATCTATTCCATAGATGTCAATCCAATAGCTGTCCGGTACATGAGAGAAAACATCAAGCTCAACAAGGTTGGTGAGCAAGTTGTCTCTTTTCAGGGAGACGCAAAAACTGTTGTAGAAGAAAAGTTGCGAAACATTGCTGACCGAGTTCTCATGCCCTTGCCTGAGAAGGCGTACGAATATCTGGACTATGCCGTGTTAACACTCAAATCAACTGGAGGATGGATTCACTACTACGATTTTGAACACGCTGAAAAAGGTGAAAATCCGATCGAAAAGGTAGAAGCAAGGGTAGCTAAGAAATTACAGAATTTTGGGGTTAGCTTTGAAACGCCATTTGGACGAGTTGTGAGAACTACAGGCCCTCGATGGTATCAAATAGTTGTCGACATTAGGATACTACTGTAAAGATTAACTATTGTCTTTGTTGAGAGAGAATATTTGATTGTTTTAGACGGGTTGTTCGGAACTTTAGGGTAATATATGTTGACCACAACAAATCTTTATAAACTTTATAATTAACAAATCATTTGCTTAACGATCACCGTAGGAGGATTAGGACAATTAAAAGAAAGTTGATGGACATTTTGGCTTGCCCTATTGACAAACATTATCCCCTTCAACTGCACGTCTTCGAAGAAAAGGAAGAAATTGTGGAAGGCATAATTATATGTCCAAAGTGTTTGCGTTGGTATCCCATTCGAGATGAGATTCCTGAAATGTTACCTGATGAACTACGAGAAGAAAAAGATGAACTGCCTTTCTTACGGAAATGGAAGGACAAAATTCCTCAGAAAATCATTTCAGAGGGCAAACCGTTCAATCTCAAGAAAGAAACTGAAAAGAAGAAAGGTTAACCAGTAATTCTGACTCTACCTAAATCATTTCCAGAAAGGGAAGAATGGTAAAACCGAGTTGAACGAGGATCAGTAAAATTGTAACCTGCTTTTCCGTTAGCGGTCTTAGATTCATTACGATGTGAGTCCAACTGTATATTCTTCTTCCGTAAGGTGGATCGAGTTTTCCATCATTCCTCAATTTTCCCAGACAACTTGCCTTAAATTTAGATCTTAGTTTCAAAAAGAATTCGATAATAAATGGTGACATTATTAGGATTCCACTTCTTTCCATGTTTCCAACGATCACTCCCGCCGCAACCATTGAGCCAAGTAGATAGGTTAGAGAATCCCCT
This genomic stretch from Candidatus Bathyarchaeota archaeon harbors:
- a CDS encoding Trm112 family protein, with the protein product MKRKLMDILACPIDKHYPLQLHVFEEKEEIVEGIIICPKCLRWYPIRDEIPEMLPDELREEKDELPFLRKWKDKIPQKIISEGKPFNLKKETEKKKG
- a CDS encoding class I SAM-dependent methyltransferase family protein, with the translated sequence MRKSLKAVLANRLEPSELKLLYRSYDIVGDIAIIRVPETQEQYSDDIAEAIMQIHKRIKTVLCQVSPVTSDYRLRELEWVTGERKTETIHKEHACIFKIDLKRCYFSPRLVYERMRIAQQVQLDETVVNMFAGVGCYSILIAKHSRAERIYSIDVNPIAVRYMRENIKLNKVGEQVVSFQGDAKTVVEEKLRNIADRVLMPLPEKAYEYLDYAVLTLKSTGGWIHYYDFEHAEKGENPIEKVEARVAKKLQNFGVSFETPFGRVVRTTGPRWYQIVVDIRILL